From the genome of Limisalsivibrio acetivorans, one region includes:
- a CDS encoding efflux RND transporter periplasmic adaptor subunit: protein MKKNLAVVLCFFFIIAGCGGDKQEEKPAVQEKKPVLVKAAVARNTGDSKELTYPALIEASKKVKLSFEVDGYITAMHFEEGERVNKGALAAVIDDKEYIQNLRAVEATYKERKLNYQRIKKLYEQGATAKSAYDQAKVNYEVAETTLKLRRKDLRDTKIHAPFSGVISEKYADEYQQVNPKEPVYELQDLSRFDVSVRIPENLMAHYGEEAFGDAELLARNGSEHRLPLTLKKINTVADPKTQTYEIVYTLHRQEGISILPGMTASVLFTIDGISEQFTLVPLNAVAANSDGSSYVWVIDMETMKPVKTEITTASVSGGDVQVLSGLKGGEVIIAAGVHKVVPNMELKLLNPEIAENRN, encoded by the coding sequence CAGTCGTTTTGTGCTTTTTTTTCATAATAGCAGGATGCGGCGGAGATAAGCAGGAGGAAAAGCCTGCAGTACAGGAGAAAAAGCCTGTGTTAGTAAAAGCCGCCGTGGCCAGAAACACCGGTGATTCGAAAGAGCTTACCTACCCCGCACTCATCGAGGCATCTAAAAAGGTTAAGCTCTCCTTCGAGGTGGACGGCTACATAACTGCAATGCATTTCGAAGAGGGGGAGCGGGTTAATAAAGGAGCCCTTGCAGCTGTTATCGATGATAAGGAATATATACAGAACCTACGGGCTGTCGAGGCCACCTATAAAGAACGCAAACTGAACTATCAAAGAATAAAAAAGCTTTACGAGCAGGGCGCAACGGCAAAATCCGCCTACGATCAGGCAAAGGTGAACTATGAGGTTGCCGAAACAACGCTTAAGCTCAGGCGGAAGGACCTGCGTGATACAAAGATCCACGCCCCATTCTCCGGGGTAATCTCCGAGAAGTACGCAGACGAATACCAGCAGGTTAACCCCAAGGAGCCTGTATATGAACTTCAGGATCTCTCCCGGTTCGATGTTTCGGTCCGTATACCTGAAAACCTCATGGCGCACTACGGCGAAGAGGCCTTCGGCGATGCTGAGCTTTTAGCTCGCAACGGAAGTGAACACAGGCTCCCCCTCACCCTCAAGAAGATCAACACCGTGGCAGACCCCAAAACCCAGACCTACGAGATAGTCTACACGCTTCACAGGCAGGAAGGGATAAGCATACTCCCCGGCATGACAGCCTCCGTCCTCTTCACCATAGACGGCATAAGCGAACAGTTCACCCTGGTACCCCTCAACGCCGTGGCAGCAAACAGCGACGGCAGCAGCTACGTGTGGGTAATCGACATGGAAACGATGAAGCCTGTCAAAACAGAGATAACCACAGCCTCAGTCTCCGGCGGGGATGTGCAGGTTCTCTCCGGTCTCAAAGGTGGCGAGGTTATCATAGCGGCAGGGGTGCACAAGGTCGTGCCGAATATGGAGCTTAAGCTTCTTAACCCTGAGATAGCCGAAAACAGGAATTAG